The following coding sequences are from one Pirellulales bacterium window:
- the asnB gene encoding asparagine synthase (glutamine-hydrolyzing) encodes MCGIFGAWYPDGRPVDEAAVERSRDMLINRGPDDAGTWINHNVALTQRRLAIIDLSPNGRMPMTNETGDVWVTYNGEIYNFQELRAELLAAGHWFRSETDSEVIVHAYEQWQEDCFARFDGMFAIAIWDQRRQRMILARDPHGKKPLFYFHQPGKILVFASTLRPIAAWPDVPRDIDESSIYEYIKVGYLHAPRSLLANTYKVCPGHYLVVDRDGVKKDVAFWDLAEIASREPPKFRSEAELLDQLDGAMRAAVRKRLVSDVPLGAFLSGGTDSSLVVALMREVASDRVRTFTIGFTSSEFDESRFAQRVAQHLGVENTVEHMSASDLLAYVPEVVRHYDEPIVDFSLLPTMAISQMARRDVTVVLSGDGGDELFGGYERYLATHYFDHYARFAGHGMRRAISGLHRWLPRERMRRFARLSAASDTATFFGSFANLGRYAGLDTLIPEDKLGEAPEEAVARFIHGLRGVPATAGAMVYDATHPMIDGILVKVDRATMGFSLEARAPLLDKHLWEMFVGLPLAMKVRGGQKKYLLRKLLYRYLPKDLVDRPKMGFTPPLRDWFRNELREQLCDTLSDETVRRRGYFKPAGVQRLLREHLAGQADHVYTLWALFMLELWMREFADQPVGIA; translated from the coding sequence TTGTGCGGAATTTTCGGTGCCTGGTACCCGGATGGTCGGCCCGTCGACGAGGCGGCCGTCGAGCGCTCGCGCGATATGCTCATCAATCGTGGGCCGGACGACGCCGGGACGTGGATCAACCACAATGTCGCACTGACGCAGCGGCGGCTGGCCATTATCGACCTGTCGCCCAACGGCCGGATGCCGATGACCAATGAAACCGGCGACGTGTGGGTCACCTACAACGGCGAGATCTACAACTTCCAGGAGCTGCGCGCCGAGTTGCTGGCCGCTGGGCATTGGTTCCGCAGCGAGACCGACAGCGAAGTCATTGTCCACGCCTACGAGCAATGGCAGGAAGACTGCTTCGCCCGCTTCGACGGCATGTTCGCGATCGCCATCTGGGACCAGCGCCGGCAGCGGATGATCCTGGCCCGCGATCCGCACGGCAAGAAGCCGCTGTTCTACTTCCATCAGCCCGGCAAAATTCTGGTCTTTGCCTCGACGCTTCGGCCGATTGCCGCCTGGCCCGATGTGCCGCGTGATATCGACGAATCGTCGATCTACGAATACATCAAGGTTGGCTACCTGCACGCACCGCGCAGTCTGCTGGCGAATACGTACAAGGTCTGTCCGGGCCATTACCTGGTCGTCGATCGCGATGGCGTTAAGAAGGATGTGGCCTTTTGGGATCTGGCCGAGATCGCCAGCCGCGAACCGCCCAAGTTCCGCAGCGAAGCGGAATTGCTCGATCAACTCGACGGCGCCATGCGGGCTGCCGTGCGCAAGCGCCTGGTGTCGGACGTGCCGCTGGGGGCATTTTTGTCCGGGGGCACTGATTCCAGCCTGGTCGTGGCGCTGATGCGTGAAGTGGCGAGCGATCGGGTGCGCACGTTCACGATCGGCTTCACCAGCTCGGAATTCGACGAAAGCCGCTTTGCCCAGCGGGTGGCGCAGCACCTGGGCGTGGAAAACACGGTCGAGCATATGTCGGCCAGCGATTTGCTCGCCTATGTGCCCGAGGTGGTCCGGCATTACGACGAGCCGATCGTCGATTTTTCGTTGTTGCCGACGATGGCCATTTCGCAGATGGCGCGGCGCGACGTGACCGTGGTATTGAGCGGCGACGGCGGCGACGAGCTTTTTGGCGGCTATGAGCGATACCTGGCGACGCATTATTTCGATCACTACGCCCGCTTTGCGGGGCATGGAATGCGGCGGGCGATCTCGGGCCTGCATCGCTGGCTGCCGCGCGAGCGCATGCGGCGCTTCGCGCGCTTGAGCGCCGCCTCCGACACGGCCACGTTCTTTGGTTCCTTCGCCAACCTGGGGCGCTATGCGGGGCTCGATACCCTCATTCCCGAGGACAAGCTCGGAGAGGCGCCCGAAGAGGCGGTGGCTCGCTTCATCCACGGCTTGCGCGGGGTACCGGCCACGGCCGGGGCAATGGTGTACGACGCCACGCACCCGATGATCGACGGTATCCTGGTCAAAGTCGATCGGGCGACGATGGGCTTCTCGCTCGAAGCCCGGGCCCCGCTCCTCGACAAGCATCTGTGGGAAATGTTCGTGGGGCTGCCGCTGGCCATGAAAGTCCGGGGCGGTCAGAAGAAATACCTGCTGCGCAAGCTGCTGTATCGGTATCTTCCCAAAGACCTGGTCGACCGGCCCAAGATGGGCTTCACGCCCCCCTTGCGCGATTGGTTTCGCAACGAGCTGCGCGAGCAGCTATGTGACACGCTCAGCGACGAAACCGTGCGCCGCCGCGGCTATTTCAAGCCCGCAGGGGTGCAGCGGCTGTTGCGTGAACATCTCGCCGGACAGGCGGACCACGTCTACACGCTATGGGCGCTGTTCATGCTGGAACTATGGATGCGCGAATTCGCCGATCAGCCGGTAGGAATCGCCTAG
- a CDS encoding UDP-glucose/GDP-mannose dehydrogenase family protein — protein sequence MKITMIGTGYVGLVTGTCFADSGNDVTCVDIDQAKIDRLKKGEIPIYEPGLSELVERNVADDRLHFTTDLAAAVKTARLVFLAVGTPSAADGSADLTNLWAVVQAMAPHLPEKTVVVTKSTVPVGTNAGIFSRLKKATGRDCFVASNPEFLKEGAALDDFTKPDRVVVGVREAETAAVLKELYSPFLRTDHPFLVMSPESAEMTKYVANALLSTKISFINEIANLCEHMEADINDVRRGIGHDSRIGFAFLFPGVGYGGSCFPKDVRALQSMAQNFNVEPRILMAVDEVNNRQKNVLYQKVSKYFGGNVKGKTIAVWGLAFKPRTDDIREAPALVLADRLLADGAKLHVHDPEAMENVRREYGDRLSYAEHPYDALDGADALAIVTEWKQFLRPDLDEMRRRMKSPVIFDGRNLYEPQQMKAAGFTYQCIGRAPVSP from the coding sequence ATGAAAATCACGATGATCGGAACGGGATACGTCGGGCTGGTGACCGGCACTTGCTTCGCCGACAGTGGCAATGATGTCACGTGTGTGGATATCGATCAGGCGAAGATCGATCGGCTCAAAAAAGGAGAAATCCCCATTTATGAGCCGGGATTGTCCGAGCTCGTTGAGCGCAATGTCGCTGACGACCGCTTGCATTTCACCACGGACCTTGCGGCGGCCGTGAAGACGGCCAGGCTCGTCTTCCTGGCGGTCGGTACGCCGTCGGCCGCGGATGGATCGGCCGATCTGACGAACCTGTGGGCCGTGGTCCAGGCCATGGCACCCCACCTGCCTGAGAAAACCGTGGTGGTCACCAAGAGCACGGTACCGGTCGGTACCAACGCCGGCATCTTTTCGCGTCTGAAAAAAGCCACCGGGCGTGATTGCTTCGTGGCGAGCAATCCCGAGTTCCTCAAGGAAGGGGCGGCACTGGACGACTTCACCAAGCCCGACCGCGTCGTGGTCGGCGTCCGCGAGGCCGAAACGGCCGCGGTGCTCAAGGAGCTGTATTCGCCGTTCTTGCGCACTGACCATCCGTTTTTGGTCATGTCTCCCGAAAGCGCGGAAATGACCAAATACGTGGCGAATGCATTGCTGTCGACCAAGATCAGCTTCATCAACGAAATCGCCAACCTGTGCGAGCACATGGAAGCGGACATCAACGACGTCCGCCGCGGCATCGGCCATGATAGCCGCATCGGCTTTGCCTTCCTCTTCCCCGGCGTCGGCTACGGCGGAAGTTGTTTTCCGAAGGACGTCCGCGCCCTGCAATCGATGGCGCAGAACTTCAACGTCGAGCCGCGCATTTTGATGGCCGTCGATGAAGTCAACAACCGTCAGAAGAACGTGCTTTATCAAAAGGTGAGCAAGTACTTCGGCGGCAATGTGAAGGGCAAGACAATTGCCGTCTGGGGCCTGGCGTTCAAGCCACGGACCGATGACATTCGCGAAGCCCCGGCCCTGGTGCTCGCCGATCGACTGCTAGCGGACGGAGCCAAGCTGCACGTTCATGACCCCGAGGCCATGGAAAACGTGCGCCGCGAATACGGCGATCGTCTCTCGTACGCCGAGCACCCCTACGACGCCCTGGATGGCGCCGACGCCCTGGCGATCGTCACCGAGTGGAAGCAGTTCCTCCGGCCCGACCTGGACGAGATGCGCAGGCGGATGAAGTCGCCCGTGATCTTCGACGGCCGCAATCTTTACGAGCCGCAGCAGATGAAAGCCGCGGGCTTCACCTACCAGTGCATCGGGCGAGCCCCGGTCAGTCCGTAG
- a CDS encoding glycosyltransferase, with protein sequence MKVLLNTSTLHKGGVLQTSSAFILQALRHDDGIEWILAVSKTVARELAQFGAELPGSSIVLDELPSHSRAARRQVAELEAQVRPDCVFTFSGPAYVRFRSFHVMGCSNPWVTHSTLTAYRSLFPKGWMDNIARNVYRAYWFTQADAWVVQTETARVGLHKRLRRPLDRIAVISNTCGEHYLSQQGHRPFPPPGRPVRFLSFAAPYRQKNQDLIPHLIRELERLRPGLDFKFVLTLPPDHYVGREVLGLARRLGVENRIENLGPVPVARGPELYRSCDICFLPTLLETFSANYPEAMAIGLPIVTTDLGFAHDVCDDAALYFRPRDARGAAETILRLLDDHQLWDRQIERGKEVLSRFPTPEQRYRAYIQLLHGLVKGRATAPATVS encoded by the coding sequence ATGAAAGTACTGCTGAATACATCGACGCTGCACAAGGGAGGCGTACTGCAGACTTCGAGTGCCTTTATTTTGCAGGCGCTGCGCCACGACGACGGCATCGAGTGGATTCTGGCCGTGTCGAAAACCGTGGCTCGTGAACTGGCTCAGTTTGGCGCCGAGCTGCCCGGTTCGTCGATCGTGCTCGACGAATTACCGAGTCACAGCCGAGCCGCTCGCCGCCAGGTCGCCGAGCTCGAGGCCCAGGTCAGGCCCGATTGCGTCTTTACGTTTTCGGGCCCCGCGTACGTCCGCTTTCGCAGCTTCCACGTGATGGGCTGCTCGAACCCGTGGGTGACTCATTCCACGCTCACGGCCTATCGCAGCCTCTTTCCGAAGGGCTGGATGGATAATATCGCCCGCAACGTATACCGCGCGTACTGGTTTACGCAGGCCGATGCGTGGGTCGTCCAGACCGAGACGGCCCGCGTCGGCTTGCACAAGCGACTGCGGCGACCGTTGGATCGAATCGCGGTGATCTCGAACACCTGCGGCGAACACTACCTTTCGCAGCAGGGGCATCGCCCGTTTCCACCGCCGGGACGGCCGGTACGATTTCTGTCGTTTGCTGCCCCGTACAGGCAGAAAAACCAGGACCTGATCCCGCACCTGATTCGGGAGCTCGAACGGTTACGGCCGGGGCTCGACTTTAAGTTCGTTTTAACCCTGCCTCCCGACCATTATGTCGGGCGCGAGGTCCTGGGATTGGCGCGGCGGCTCGGCGTCGAAAACCGCATCGAGAACCTTGGGCCCGTGCCCGTGGCCCGCGGACCGGAGCTGTACCGCTCGTGCGATATCTGCTTTCTGCCGACCCTGCTGGAAACCTTTAGCGCCAACTATCCCGAGGCCATGGCCATCGGCCTGCCGATCGTCACGACCGACCTGGGATTTGCCCATGACGTGTGCGACGACGCGGCGCTGTATTTTCGGCCGCGCGATGCGCGGGGCGCCGCCGAGACGATCCTGCGATTGCTCGATGATCATCAGCTTTGGGACCGGCAGATCGAGCGCGGCAAGGAAGTGCTGTCCCGTTTTCCGACGCCCGAACAACGCTATCGGGCTTACATTCAGTTGCTGCATGGCCTGGTAAAGGGTCGAGCAACTGCCCCAGCAACGGTATCCTGA
- a CDS encoding glycosyltransferase: protein MTNPTAHIDAAGASSGRSDGRALPRILLNTTTLRIGGALQTSTAFIIEALRHPGQIDWAFALSRSCAKELEQFGVALPKGTEIFDKPPTFSLAERRRLLEFEAAVKPDMVFTFSGPAYARFRNPHLVGCSTGWVTHSTWTAYRSLGSIKAYFLYAIRFIYKWFWFRRATDWVVQTETARRGLAHRLRLPLDRITVILNTCGERYLQNQGARPFPAPSPDQPLRILCFSAAHKHKNLEILPELAKELAARRPDLNFRVVLTLPEQNWLTKEVMARAERLGVTHLLENRGWIPVAQGPDLYRSCDISFLPTLLETFSANYPEAMAMGLPIVTTDLGFAHDVCDDAALYYQPCNARSAADCILRLLDDKKLWERQIARGKEILTRYPTPHQRYQQYIRLLLAICQREGHPMAGSLQSAQPVPQR, encoded by the coding sequence GTGACAAACCCAACCGCCCATATCGATGCCGCCGGCGCGTCATCCGGACGATCGGACGGGCGCGCGCTGCCAAGAATCCTGCTGAATACGACCACCCTGCGCATCGGCGGCGCCCTGCAAACCTCCACGGCTTTCATCATCGAGGCGTTGCGACATCCGGGCCAGATCGATTGGGCGTTTGCCTTATCACGGTCGTGCGCCAAGGAGCTGGAACAATTCGGCGTGGCACTGCCCAAGGGGACCGAGATCTTCGACAAGCCACCCACGTTCAGCCTGGCTGAGCGTCGCCGGCTGCTCGAGTTCGAGGCGGCGGTGAAGCCCGACATGGTCTTCACGTTTTCGGGGCCGGCCTACGCGCGATTTCGCAATCCGCACCTGGTTGGTTGCTCGACCGGTTGGGTAACACATTCAACGTGGACGGCGTACCGCAGCCTGGGCTCGATCAAAGCCTATTTCCTGTACGCGATCCGCTTTATCTACAAATGGTTCTGGTTTCGCCGCGCGACGGATTGGGTCGTGCAGACCGAGACAGCGCGGCGCGGCTTGGCGCACCGACTCCGTCTGCCGCTGGATCGCATCACGGTGATCCTGAACACGTGCGGCGAGCGGTATTTGCAGAATCAGGGCGCGCGGCCCTTCCCAGCTCCTTCGCCAGACCAGCCCTTGAGAATCCTGTGCTTTTCCGCGGCCCACAAACACAAGAACCTGGAAATCCTGCCAGAGCTGGCCAAGGAATTGGCGGCCCGGCGCCCGGATTTGAACTTTCGCGTCGTCCTCACACTGCCGGAACAAAATTGGCTGACCAAGGAAGTCATGGCCCGGGCCGAGCGACTGGGCGTGACGCATCTGTTGGAAAACCGGGGCTGGATTCCCGTCGCCCAGGGGCCGGATCTGTATCGGTCGTGCGACATCTCGTTTTTGCCGACCCTGCTGGAGACCTTTAGCGCGAACTACCCGGAAGCGATGGCGATGGGATTGCCCATCGTCACGACCGACCTGGGCTTTGCACACGATGTTTGCGACGACGCCGCGTTGTATTACCAGCCCTGTAACGCACGGTCCGCGGCCGATTGCATCCTGCGACTGCTCGATGACAAGAAGCTATGGGAACGGCAGATCGCGCGCGGCAAAGAGATCCTCACCCGCTATCCGACGCCTCACCAGCGCTATCAGCAATACATCCGCTTGTTGCTGGCAATTTGCCAGCGCGAGGGGCATCCGATGGCGGGATCACTACAATCAGCACAACCGGTTCCGCAGCGGTAA